A stretch of DNA from Candidatus Micrarchaeum acidiphilum ARMAN-2:
TTTGAGGACAGCAAAAGCCTAGGGGTACTTAACACTTATACAAGAAAGTGGTTCCTCGAAAACTTCAAGGAACTTACTCCTCCTCAGAAGTTCAGCTTCAAGCTGATAGCCGAGAAGAAGAACGTGCTCATAACTGCGCCTACCGGAAGCGGAAAGACAATGTCCGCATTCGTTTCAGTGATAAGTGCCCTGTTCGACAAGGCATTGAAAGGCGAACTTGAGGATACTGTCTACTGCATATACATATCCCCGCTGAAGGCGCTCAACAACGACATATACAGGAACCTGGTGAAGCCGCTTACAGAAATATACGAGACCATAAAAAAGGAAAAGGGCGTTGACCTGATAAAGGAAAACATACGGGAAGTGACCATAGGAGTAAGAACGGGAGACACGCTCCAGAGCGAGAGGCGCAAGCAGCTCATAAAGCCTCCAAACATACTTGTTACAACCCCTGAAAGCCTTGCAATACTGATAAATTCGGAAAGGTACGTGGAGAACCTGAAGCATGTCGAATACATAATAATAGACGAGCTGCACGAGCTGGCAAACAACAAGCGCGGAGTGCATCTTTCGCTTTCGGTAGAGCGCCTACAGGAACTGATAGGCCATAATCTAATAAGGATTGGACTGGGCGCCACGCTATATCCGCTTGAAGAGGCTGCGAAGTTTCTAGTCGGCTACGACAACGGGGCTCCGCGAGACTGCACCGTAGTCGACGCATCGTGGAGCAAGAGCATAGAAATAAAAGTGATGAGCCCGGTAGTAGACATGATAAACGTCCAGGAGAATGCGATAGAGGATTCGATGTACAAGATGATAAACGGCGCCATAGGGGCAAGCAAGTCAACGTTAATATTTACAAATACAAGAAGTGGAACCGAGCGCGTGGTCTTCAACCTTAAAAAGAGGTTCGGCTATTCCGATACAATAGCGGCGCACCACGGCTCCCTCTCAAGAGAATCCAGGCTAGAAGTAGAAGAACTATTGAAAAAGGGGGCGCTCAAATGCGCCGTGTCGTCAACAAGCCTGGAGCTCGGCATAGATATAGGCACGATAGACCTGGTCATACAGCTCGGCTCTCCAAAAAGCGTAACAAGGTCGGTGCAGAGAATAGGCCGCGCCGGCCATTCCTACAAATCTACTGCAAAGGGCGACGTAATAGTACTAAACAGGGACGACTTGGTCGAATGCACCATAATGGCGGACGCCGCCCTAAAAAAGCATCTCGACTCATTTTCCACGCCTCAGAACGCCCTTGACGTGCTATCGCAGCATATTGTTGGCATGTCGATAACTAGGAAGTGGAACGCCGACGAGGCGTACGCCCTCGTAAAAAGGGCCTAT
This window harbors:
- a CDS encoding DEAD/H associated domain protein, producing the protein MIEFTSTPFEDSKSLGVLNTYTRKWFLENFKELTPPQKFSFKLIAEKKNVLITAPTGSGKTMSAFVSVISALFDKALKGELEDTVYCIYISPLKALNNDIYRNLVKPLTEIYETIKKEKGVDLIKENIREVTIGVRTGDTLQSERRKQLIKPPNILVTTPESLAILINSERYVENLKHVEYIIIDELHELANNKRGVHLSLSVERLQELIGHNLIRIGLGATLYPLEEAAKFLVGYDNGAPRDCTVVDASWSKSIEIKVMSPVVDMINVQENAIEDSMYKMINGAIGASKSTLIFTNTRSGTERVVFNLKKRFGYSDTIAAHHGSLSRESRLEVEELLKKGALKCAVSSTSLELGIDIGTIDLVIQLGSPKSVTRSVQRIGRAGHSYKSTAKGDVIVLNRDDLVECTIMADAALKKHLDSFSTPQNALDVLSQHIVGMSITRKWNADEAYALVKRAYPYHNLEEGDFYSIIKYLSGSYVDLESRRVYGKIWYDEKENMFGRRGKYAKLIYMLNLGTIPDEVAINVFLAGTNKWIGNIEEEFLARMKPGDIFTLGGRLYKFSHAKGTKCYVEEAKSASPTIPPWFSEQLPLSYELGIAIGKFRKEMSGMIREEIDRRHKKGALSGSGMLRKGSIPKRIDSYLSKLPIDKNAKSAIYAYFAEQELFCGLVPNNELILVEYTSDNLKDSSYLVFHSLFGRRVNDALSRAFAVKFGKMTDEDISIMVNDNGFVLFVDHAMSMSERKVKKLFEEVLSSDLSKLLKENIRKTELMKRRFRHVAARSFMILKNYKGWKQPIGRQQVNAQLLLNAAEEIDPDFPIIRETYREIFGDLMDINRANEVLSRLKDGKIKYQFISTDSPSPFAHSMLTFGHADVVMMKERQQYLKYLHKMVLKKIKSVGK